The Oceaniferula marina genomic sequence GGGGGCTTGTTCAGGCGGCTGATTGGCCGAGCTACCAGCATGACAACCGGCGGTCGGGAATGACGTCGGAGCAACTTGATGCCGCGGCGCTTTCGCTTTCATGGGTTTTTTCGGCTAAGGCCCGGCCCCAGCCAGCATGGCGCGGTAAGATGGAGCGTGATTCCTACGCAAAAAAGAGTTTCCTTGCTGATACCTATGATTATGACAAGGCCTTTAACCTGATCGCTGCGGATGGCCGTGTGTATTTTGGCTCATCATCGGGCAATGCTTGCGTGGCATTGGATGCGGCAAGTGGAGCCGAGCTATGGAGAGTTCCGGTGGGAGGGGCTGTTCGGGTGGCTCCAGCTTACGACAACGGGCGAGTGTATTTCGGTTCGGATGATGGTGTGGCTTATTGTGTGAATGCTGTGGATGGAGCGTTGCAATGGAAATACCGTGGGGGGGCGTCGGATATTCTGATAGCCAGTGATCATAAATTTTTATCACGACAGCCGTGCCGCACTGGAGTACTTGTGCAGGATGGTTCGGTGTATTGCGGTTTTGGTTTGTTGAGTTGGCATGGAAACATCATGTCGAAGTTGGATGCTGCTACGGGTGATGAGCAGAATAAAACGCAACTCAGTGG encodes the following:
- a CDS encoding PQQ-binding-like beta-propeller repeat protein; translated protein: MTKISIPYLVVATLVGGLVQAADWPSYQHDNRRSGMTSEQLDAAALSLSWVFSAKARPQPAWRGKMERDSYAKKSFLADTYDYDKAFNLIAADGRVYFGSSSGNACVALDAASGAELWRVPVGGAVRVAPAYDNGRVYFGSDDGVAYCVNAVDGALQWKYRGGASDILIASDHKFLSRQPCRTGVLVQDGSVYCGFGLLSWHGNIMSKLDAATGDEQNKTQLSGSGYSFEGLLLADSSQLYVTQGRYAPAVFSLSNVSLQGKLPGCGGTYATLSTSGAVFHGPGHRGVRADHLQESTASSRAGVTTHRFMNRILVNGSDRFALVRDAIQATGAQTWVQGLEKPVTLIMGGGTLYVGARKQVVAIDSSTGTVLNIFPVEGDAYSLAVADGKLFASTTVGKIYCFK